In Salvelinus namaycush isolate Seneca chromosome 12, SaNama_1.0, whole genome shotgun sequence, the DNA window TTAACACTGACATCAGTACCATTACTGTATGACAAACCTTCACAGACATCATTAAAGGTCTTAACACTGACGTCAGTAACATTACTGTATGACAAACCTTCACAGACGTCATTCAAATCCTTTACAAGGGAGAGAATACACTGACCTCTTTACACTGGGaatgactaaataaaaatatgtttaaTTCATCTGTAACATAGGGATAAGATAACAATGTTGATCCAAGCTTAACACTATGTCCGAATACCCAGAGTCCATTAAAGTAAGGGTATCCAATCAGGATAGGGAAACCTGGAAATGGTGGCCGCCAAAGCTTTTGGCTCAGCAAGATGGTTTGTTACCTTATAGGCTACTGCAACCCATTATGATTTATATCTAGCTTGTTGACATGAGTGGATATTCCCTAAACTCAATATGGGTCCCAGCGCAACACTGAAATCATAACACTTCATGTCTGAAGTTGTAATTGCCGCTGCATGACAATCAATCTGCATGAAGGGCCTGTGGCGGTGAGTGAGTGAATGCCATTCATACCTGATGAGGTTAGAACAGGGTCCTGGCCACCGGCAACTCTGAAACACTCGCTGCACTAGCGTCTCCGTCCCGTTGTGCACCTGGCATGACACAGTCTTCGACACTGTGTACTGACACCAGTTCCTACCAAAGGAGATCACAGGGAGGCAgagttttagtgtgtgtgtgtgtgtgtggggataataaagcattttttTATTGCAATTCTTATTTTATTGAGGAAAACTCTGAGAGGTCCGCTTATGTCAATCGAGAAGTTTGGAATATCAGGCCAAATCTAGTAAGACATTAAATAAATGTGTTCATATTGTCATAAACTAGTGTTGAGAGACAATGGGCAATTTTTAAGTAGTCTGCTCCATTAATTCATTCCAAACCAAACCAGAGCCACATCTTAATGCTTTGTTTCATTATTGCCAGTACTGCTTTTCATTTCGTTATTCATAGCAGGAATTGGAACAGTCATATACTTTTGGTTACTTCATTCAGAATAAAGTCAATGCAAATTGTCATGCTCAAGCATACACAACAAGTCCAACTTTCTCAACAGAATGACAGCTATAATATTTTTAACTTGTTTTTTAGCGCCTACACCGCCAAAcacagacgatgctgggccaattgtgcaccgccctatggtactcccaatcatggctggttgtgttacagcttggaatcgaaccagggtgtctgtagtgatgcctcaagcactgagatgctgtgccttacaccgctgcgccactcggagcTCCCCCAAAATAGATATTTCTACAGATCAGTATATGTTTAACCTTGAACAACAACTTGGAATCATAACTTTTCTGATGAATACATGAGTGACTTCATTAGGTTTTCATTTAGGCTACTTATTTGCTTGAGGTCCACTTACCTGCGAGCCGCGTTGGTGCCTGCAAGGGGTCCAGCAGTGTGTTCAGTGTGGATGCGTTGCAATGTCACACCTGGAAACTGATAGACAAACCCGGTCCCTTGTGACAGACTGGGTGAACACATCCAAATACAGAGAAAGCTCAAAATTATTGAAGCTGTCATTGTCTGCGAATTTATGGTTCCTTTCGAGTGAGAGTTTGAACACTACCTGTATTGTGAAGTGCATAAAGTTTGGAGACGGGCGTCTTGGGATGACATGTTCGTCCTAATTTGTCATTAAAGTaaattaataccatttaaatctGCAACTTCGTGAGACATTCTGTAGTGTTATCCCGGTTCCTGTCTTCGTCGTGTTAGGCGTTTGCCTTCCAACTCTGGAGGGAATGTCTACTGTCTGCAGCAGCGTGCGCGCTATAACGCACTGGAGTTTGGAGAGTTCGGAGCCTATTACCGCTCAGTAATGTGGAATGGATAAAGTTGATTTTACCAGCTCATATTGCCAATCATTTAGCTGATTTTTTtacaaagaaaatgtatttactgAGCGATAATGTAAACATCCATTCTTCCAAACAAGCTATTGTCCAATGGATTGATCATATTATGAGCAAAAAAAATGCTCTTTTAGTCTACAAATGGTGTCAGTAGAGGAGGTGTTAAACCTATTGAAGTCATTTAAATCTACAGGTTATGATCTTATGGACAATTTTTTTACAAAGCTATGCTGCTCCCCAGATTgcagctccactgaaatacatatTTAATTGGTCACAGAAAAGGGGacttttgcaaatgtatggaagCATGTTAAACTGTGTCCTATCCCGAAAGACAGCAAAGAACCCATTACTCCTGCCAATATTCTACCAATTAGTCTACTCCCTTCACTCAGTAAGATATtggagggtattgtgagtagacaaaTATGGGAGTACATGGAAAATAATTATCTGATTACAGCCAATCAGCACGCTTATCGCAAAAACAATTCCACTACCACTGCATTGGTTAACATGCCTGACTAGTGGGCCAATGCTATGGATAATGGCAGGTTTGTGggtgtacaattttttttattttagtccagcatttgatttagtggatcatgaaataattttgacaaaattattgcattatggttttaaggaggtattgaattgggtacagtcatatgtaactgacaggaaacagtccacctatatcatcaatggttcattttcttcccctcatgctttaaactgtggaataccgcagggcagctgccttgggccacTTCTTTACTTAATATATACCAACGAACTTCCTTATGCCTTATCTGAAACTCAAActactatatttgcagatgatactacaatttatACAGCAAGACAATCGGTTAAACAGGTACAGCAAGCTCTACAAGTAGATTTGGAAAATATCAGGGATTGGGTTTGCTGgaacaaacttgttttaaacaccaagaaaaccaaagttatgttggtctgttccacCAGCATGGTGGGGAGTACAAATTTAggaagtggcagaaaccaaactactaggagtgcagctagacaactgcttatcatggtcgtctcaaataactCATCTATGTAAAAAAACGATTAAAACTGCATGCATgatcagaaggatagctaaatatttactgggaaagattcttaagcaaataacacaagcattagttgggagtcaggtgaactactgttctgtgttCTGGGGAAATGCATCAGCAAGTGAAATTAGGAGGCTGCAGATTGAACAGAACTGAGCAGCAAagattgttttaaggtggagatatggttcttctgttgtAGCCATGCTCAATGCTCATGGTTGGTCATCAATCAacaagataattgaaaaaaacatgcttattttatttcataatatacacAATTTAAAACGTCCAAACTCTATTCACAGCATTATTaagttggtaagagacagacattcagtaaatactaggaatagatttTTCACATTCTACTGCATGTGTTATCCAggcagaaaagagaaataggcaaaagaatgatttcgatttagagcaataaagaaatttAATAATTTAtctgagcaaaccagaaacctttcaatatataaatTCAAACAATACTTTAAAACAATACGTAGGAAAGTTGTGCTGGACTATggtagatgaagaatcaatatatatttttagactGTTTATCGGTCAATATGTGAAAATGTGGTCGTATTATaaattataaattgtattttaatgtttaaggactcttggaagattagtccaaatgaggactaaaagagatcctaataaaatgTACAGCCCACAGATGGGCCATGACTCATACAGAATATCTTAATACGGTCTAGAACAAAACAAGCACATTACAAACAAAAACATTGGATCACTGTAGGATGTAGGAATATTAATATTAATTTAATAATACTGTATAAACATAAAAAATATGGGAACATAAACAAATCCCTTGACTTCTGTCATTGCTTAGTCTGAGTATATCCATTGCACATTACCCTGACCAAAAACTTGAATCAGTTAGTTATCGCCATCTTGTGGTCACAGTATATCATTGCCTCTGTGGTGAGTTCCAAGACAGCCTGTCCATTCCAGCTTTGTGTCCCACCTCCCCCCTCCAGTCACCTGCACCTTCTCTGGATCAAAGCTCCAGTACTGCTGCTCCTTGAAGAAGTATACCTGTCCATCAGAGTGGTTGAGGGCTCCGTTGGCCCTCTGTCTTCCAGGCTGCGGGGTAGTATGAGTCGGGCCTCAGGGTCCCAAAGTTAAGCACAAAGTAACGCTGGCCTTTAAACACCACCAGGTGGCCCAGGTGGGGGTAGGTGAAGGCCTGGTCAGGGTGTCCAGGGAGGCCTAGCTCGCTGCTCCTCAGGGGGAAGCCTGGGTCCACATCGCTGCCGGAGTAACACCACACTCGCCTGCCTGGAGGAAGAGACGCAAGGAGGAAGGTGCTGGTGGTGTGGGATGTGAAATTGCAATGCAGCAACATAAATATGGACACAAACTGAAAAATCTATCTGTGTAAAACATTTCTGCTATAATCTATCTGATTGTATTCTGTATCTCGAACTTGAACGCTAACCCCAAATCTGATTCAAGACAGTTATTACTGTAACAAGAACAAATCATTTCTGGTACATTTATTGCCGGTTACTTGTGTCTTCATGTGCAGACTACCTTTGAAAAAGTATAACTTATTGTCCATCTTTGAGTAAGCAGCTGCCTAAATGGTGAGGGGTAGTCCTGGCCAGCGGTTCTGCAGAGGTAGAGGGGAGCTGGCCTGGCCTGCGGGAGACACAGTCCAGAACAGCCTCCCACAGAATACTAGGTTGGTACAATCTTGGTCTGCAAGGTAATATAACATGGAAGCTTTACAGGTATCAGAGTATATCACTGTCTTCAGAAGTCAATGAGGAATTCTCAACCTACTGTTTACGTAAGCTTATGTCCCAAAATAGTCATATGCCAAAATCCACCAGATGTGGATTAGTCTTGTTTGAAACCACAACACTTACCCAAACCTTGCTTCTAACCTCAGTATGTTAGGTAAGTACAACTTCCAGTTGGGTGACAGAGAGACattcatttaaatattttttttgccaTTTTAGCATGGTCAGATAGTGACTACCAGTTCAGTCTTACCCATGGTGATGGCATCAAAGAAGCCCCTGCAGTATGGAGGTGGGGTGGAATCAGGCTCCCCAGTGCACCCTTGGGACAGCTCCCAGTCCTGCAGGGCAGAGCTGAACACCTGACCAGGCAACTGGATTATCTGATCACTCTGGCTTCCCTATAGAGGACATTCAATTACAAAAAGGACAGTAGCTTTAGTaattgtaatattcatatgtgtaaacatactgaattataattggatgcgttttaccgccatatcatactgtgctatgattggttaagaccacccaaatggttaggtgatggtcagtttgatcctggttggcgatacgtgaacatgccagttatagctcgctaataaagagctacgttaagaaatatcctgtagtactgcattttattattttgtacaaagtgtgcaaaacaagacatggtgtcaGAGTAAAAGGTCTTAAAATATGGATTTTTCTGGAGTTCCTTCACCTCGAATGGACTGGGAGTCTACAAACTTACCTGATGCATGGCGTAAGTTCAAACAGCATGTGGAGCTGATGTTCACGGGTCCTCTGAGGGACAAAGGAGAAGAGGGAAAGTGCAGCTACCTACTCCTCTGGATCGGTGAAAAAGGGAGAGATATTTACAACACATGGACACTTACCGAGGCTGAATCATACGATACTACGATCGTTTTGAAGCATATGTTGTGCCGAAGACCAATACGATATTCGCTAGGTACAAATTCCATGAGAAAGTACAGGGAGCTAGCGAGTCTTTTGAACAGTTTGTGACTGAGCTGCGTCTGCTTGTGAAAGACTGTGATTATGCAAACAAGGATGAGATGGCCAGGGACCGTATTGTATTTGAAATACACTCACcgcgagtgagagagaaacttTTGAATGTTGGGTCTGAGGTAACGCTGGACAAAGCTATCGACATAGCCAGATCTCACGAGCTAGCACAGGCTCAGATGAAAACCATTTCGCGCGTCAGCACGAGCGCATCACGTGAACAAGCAGTGCACGCAGTCAGGCAGacatcaaagcacacctccggtgcGCAGAGAGCGCGTTTTAGAACGGAGAGAGACATAACTCCAAAACAGAGCGACACAGACTCAAAACATGTGGATATTGTGGATACAAAGTGCATGGCGAACAAGGAAATTGCCCATCTAAAGGCAAACAGTGtactaaatgtggaaaatggaatcactttgcaaaagtgtgcAGAGCTTACCGTGGAAAAACGGTACACACAGTGAGTGAAGAtgaaatgtcaatcaaagagtcaaacgctgatgaactgtttattgattcagtgacacagaaaagtcaaatatcagagacagagcaagcctttgctgacattgagataggaacacaaggcacaaagctaaagttcaaactagacactggtgCACAAGTAAACATTATTCCTCTGAATAAGTACCCAGCTTGACATCTGAGTGCGAGCTACAGCCCACCACCCGCAGACTGACTGGTTATGGTGGTGAACAgctcccagtaaaaggcacatgcacCTTCAAATGCAAATACAAGGAAAGTGACATGATGTTGGACTTTTATGTTGTTGACACTAGAGCACCTGCAGTGCTAGGTCTTAAAGCATGTTTAGACATGGATTtcatcaagctagttttatcagtgacagcaccagtagagacagacaATGTACTGGAGGAGTTTGCTGATGTTTTTACAGGAATAGGATTATTCCCAGGAGAATGTACCATTCACCTTGACCCAGACGCAACCCCTGTGGTCTACCCACCGAGAAAGATTCCGCTTGCTCTCCGTGCCTGTCTGAAGAAAGAGTTGGAGAGCATGGAGCAATCTGACATAGTCACCAAGGTTACAGAACCGACTGACTGGGTAAACGCCTTAGTGGTGGTGGAGAAACCACGCACAGGCAAGCTCAGAGTATGTCTCGACCCAAGAGACTTGAGCAAGGCTATCAAACGCCCCCATTATCCTTTACCGTTACCGACGCTAGATGGCATCACACACAAGCTAGCGGGAGCACACTACTTCAGTGTCATGGACGCTAGATCAGGCTACTAGGCTATCAAGCTCACAGAAGAGTCATCTAAGCTCACAACATTCAACACACCGTTTGGATGCTACAGGTTCCGTCGCCTGCCTTTTGGGATTATCTCAGCCCAAGACGAGTTTCAGCGAAAGATCGACGAAGTGTACGAAGGCCTCGACGGAGTTGTGGCAATTGTGGACGACATCCTTGTCGATGGTCGAAccaaagaggagcacgaccgaaaCCTCCGCGCGATGCTGCAAAGGTCCCGCGAGAGAGGAGTCCGGCTCAACCCCGAGAAGAGCACAGTCGGCGCTACAGAGGTCAGCTACTTCGGACATCTTCTTACAGCGACTGGAATCAagccagatccacagaagatcttAGCCAAAAAATAAATGGAGCCACCAAAGAACCGTGCAGAGCTGGAAACAGTGCTTGGCATGGTCAACTACTTAGCCAAGTTCGCACCCAGCCTCTCCAATGCTAATGCACCCCTGCGTCAACTGCTAAAGCAGTCCAGTGAGTTTCTCTGGGACAAGCAACACGACATTGCTTTCCAGAATGTGAAAGACTTGATCACGAGAGAACCAGGACCAATCCTTGCCTACTACGACCCCGAAGAGTGGACGCGTCGAAGTATGGACTAGGTGCAGTGCTACTGCAAGAAGGAAAGCCCATCGGCTACGCTTCCAAATCTCTCACAGACTGTGAAATCAACTACGCTCAAATTGAAAAGGAGCTCTACGCCATTCTGTTCGGATGTAAACGTTTCCATCAGTACATATATGGACGACAAGTCATTGTGGAATCCGACCACAAGCCCCTTGAGTcaatcatgaggaaaccactagccgcAGCTAGTGTAGCCAAGGCTACAGAGAATGATCCTTCAACTACAAAAATACGACTTCACAATCACTCACCGTCCAGGCAAAGACATCCCTGTCGCAGACACACTCTCCAGGAAGTTTCTTACCTAtaaggacagcagcctcagtgaaggcatggacatgcaagtgcacactgtgtacagcaacttaccagttagtgacacaaaactgaaggagatccaagcagaaacagaaaaggactcAACTCGCACATCTGAGGAAAGTCATTCAGGATGGATGGCCTGAGGAGGGGAGAAAATGCCCTCAGAGCGTCTCAGAATTCTGGAACCATCATGATGAACTATCACAGATCAACGGAATAATTTTCAAAGGAGAGAAAATCATTATTCCTACCAGTCTCAGAGAAGAGATTTTGacaaagatccatgctggacacatGGGCATGCAAAAGTGCAAACAGAGAGCACGGGACATTTTGTTTGGCCCGGAATGTGCAAACAAATAGAGGACATTGTTGGTAAATGCGCCATATGTCTTGAACGACGCCCCTCAAACACCAAAGAGCCAATGTTATCTCACTGTATCCCAGACCGACCCTGGCAGGTCGTGGCAACCGATCTGTTTACCTGGAACAACGAGGACTACATCGTAACAGTGGACTACTACAGCAGATACTTCGAACTCGACAAGCTTCACAGCACCACATCTGCAGCTGTGATACACAAGCTGAAAGCAGCCTTTGCCAGGCATGGCATTGTAGAGACTTTAATATCTGACAATGGGCCCTGTTACAAATCAAATGAGTTTGAATCCTTCACAAAAGCATGGGAGTTTACACATGTCACCACAAGCCCACATTACCCTCAAAGTAATGGCCTTGCTAAAAAATCAGTGCAGATTGCTAAATCACTCatggacaaagcaaaagcagacaagagagacccctacctcagtctccttgaataccgcaacactccagttgacaacttcaaatcaccagcccagctgttgatgagccgcagacttcgctcaatccttcccagcaccaaccagcagctgcaacctgaggtcgtcagctacaaggaaatgcatggaaaacgtgcacagagacaacaacaacaaaagcgatactacgacaggtcagctagaccactgccaccactgaTTGACGGAGAGTCAGTTAGAATCCAGGAGCATGGCCTCTGGAAGCCAGCAGTCGTCATCCAGCCAGCTGACACTGAACGTTCATATCACGTCCGCACCGCAGAAGGAGCAGTGTACCGCCTCAATCGTCgtcacctactgaacacaaaagaacaacacactgatgagatgaactgttcccctgaaagagaacgtgatggactatacacacacacacagcacaacataCACCATACTTACCTGCAACATCACAAGAGctgttgactgacacagaagcatgctcagcatcatatcgcacaaggtcagaaagagaggtcaagcccagagcttgtcctagacctgtgaaatgtcaaagggtgtaggcggatcgctgccctaaaagagttccagactgtaaacttgttattgaaagttcacttgaaatgctttggtattgtatttgtttgaaatgttaagatGTTATTTCTACAGTGAAAGCTGAGTTGCTGAGAATCCATTGTTTGAAAAGTAACAGTATGTTGGATTATTGTTTCAGAGTCTATGTTGATTCAGTTGGTATAGTATGCAATATAAATGGTTACTTACCTTGAGTTCAAACTGCAGAGCATGTTTTCAAAAGAAATGCttagaatatgtaaacatttttcttttgttttaaaagaagggggatgtaatattcatatgtgtaaacatactgaattataattggatgcattttaccgccatatcatactgtgctatgattggttaagaccacccaaatggttaggtgatggtcagtttgatcctggttggcgatacgtgaacatgccagttatagctagctaataaagagctacgttaagaaatatcctgtagtactgcattttattattttgtacaaagtgtgcaaaacaagacagtaATGTATAAGCTTTTATGACTATACAGTACATAATATACATGCATATTCTTCCATGTTACCACAATAGACCAAGTGCATCTGCAAAAAGCCTGACTGATTCATGTACATTACTTCTGACTACACAGCTTTCTGCAATGGACAAGTACAGATAAGACCTACATACCTGTTTCAAAGCAAGTTAGAGAGTTACACAAAATATACTAATTGGCACGCCATAACATTGCAGCATGGAAAACCCAACACATCATGGATGACTGAGTGCTGAGATACTGACAGCTGAGCTGACGTTTGATTTACTGTATTCCGATGCCAAAAAAAAGTCGAGCCAAATGATTTTCCGATGCCCCTGAATCGCAGACACAACGTCTCCTTTGATTTGTCTCCAGATGTTGCCCACCCATTCTGTTTGGAAAAAGTTGAGCAAACAATTGTGTAAAGGTCTGATAAAATCAGTATCCCTAAGGAGAACAAGACAAAACATGGGGAGAGTTTGTCTGGCTTCTCCCTGTTTTACTGTCTAAGTGGAAACGTTGATGTACAGGGATGTTGCTTGTTGACTTTGGTGTGACTGAGGAGACGAGAGGATGGGAAATAAGACTGATAAACACTGTCTCCACCTGCCGGAAGCCTGGCTCTGTGATATAGTGATCTCTGGACATCCCTTTGGGTAAAGCATCAGAGTGTTCGGATGGAAAAATTGAGTCTATAGAGTAGCCTATGCTACCGGGTGTGATTCCCTcattggtggaaaaagtacccaattgtgaAACATGTGTAAAAGTAAAGACacgttaatagaaaatgactcaagtaaaagtcacccagtaaaatactagttgagtaaaagtctaaaagtatttggttttaaatatactgaaatattaaaagtaaatgtaattaataaaatgtacttaagtatcaaaagtaaaagacagcaccattttcttgctgtttttatttacggatagccaggggcacactccaacactcagacttcATTTACAAATgtagcatttgtgtttagtgaatctgcCAAATCAGGTGctagggatgaccagagatgttctcttgatacaCGCTATACGAGTTtaagagttatttggcaacttctGTTGTGAATGAtgcaaaccttagaatgtcttagaaatcaaaacatatacagttgaagtcgaaagtttacatacacttaggttggaaccattaaaactagtttttcaaccactccaaaaatgtcttgttaacaaactatagttttggcaagtcggttaggacatctactttgtgcatgacacaagtcatttttccaacaactgtttacagacagattatttcactgataattcactgtatcacaattctagtgggtcagaagttcacatacactaagttgactgtgcatttaaacagcttggaaaattccagaaaatgatgtcatggctttagaagcttctgataggctaattgacatcatttgagtcaattggaggtgtacctgtggatgtatttcaaggcctacctccaaactcagtgcctctttgcttgacatcatgggaaaatcaaaagaaatcaaccaagacctcaggaaaaaaaattgtagacctccacaagtctggttcatccttgggagcaatttccaaacgcctgaaggtaccacgttcatctgtacaaacaatagtacgcaagaataaacaccatggggccacGCAGCCATCACACCGTTTaagaaggagacacgttctgtctcctagagatgaacgtactttggtgtgaaaagtgcaaatcaatcccagaacaactgcaaaggaccttgtgaagatactggaggaaacaggtacaaaagtatctatatccacagtaagacgagtcctatatcgacataacctgaaaggccgctcagcaaagaagaagccactgctccaaaaccgctataaaaaagccagactacggtttgcaactgcacatggggacaaagattgtactttttggagaaatgtcctctggtctgatgaaacaaatatagaactgtttggccataatgaccatcgttatgtttggaggaaaaagggggatgcttgcaagccgaagaacaccatcccaaccgtgaagcacgggggtggcagcatcatggtgtgggggtgccttgctgcaggagggactggtgcacttcataaatagatggcatcatgaggaaggaaaagtatgtggatatattgaagcaacatctcaagacatcagtcaggaagttaaagcttggtcacaaatgggtcttccaaatggacaatgaccccaagcatacttccaaagttgttgcaacatggcttaaggacaacaaggtaaaagtattggagtggccatcaaagccctgaccttcacaatcctatagaaaatgtgggcagaactgaaaaagcatgtgcgagcaaggaggcttacaacctgactcagttacaccagctctgtcaggaggaatgggccaaaattcacccaacttattgttggaagcttgtggaaggcttcccgaaacaattttctttttcacctttatttaactaggcaaatcagttaagaacaaattcctattttcaatgacggcctaggaacagtgggttaactgccttgttcaggggcagaacaacagatttttaccttgccagctcggggattcgatcttgcaacctttcagttactagtctaaccactaggctacctgccgtttgACCCaaatgaaacaatttaaaggcaatgctaccaaatactaattgagtgtatgtaaacttctgacccactgggaatgtgatgaaagaaataaaagctgaaataaatcactctactattattttgacatctcccattcttaaaataaagtggtgaccctaactgaactaagacagggaatttttactaggattaaatgtcaggaattgtgaaacagtttaaatgtatttggctaaggtatatgtacttctggccattttcctgtcctgctaagcattcaaaatgtaacaagtacttttgtgtGACAGGGAAAATTTATGGTGCAAGAAGtacattttcttcaggaatgtagtaaagtacaGCACTTTTCCCTGTAATAAATGGGATGGCTTTAGCCACACTTAATATGAAA includes these proteins:
- the LOC120057026 gene encoding matrix metalloproteinase-28-like isoform X2, with the protein product MHQGSQSDQIIQLPGQVFSSALQDWELSQGCTGEPDSTPPPYCRGFFDAITMGRRVWCYSGSDVDPGFPLRSSELGLPGHPDQAFTYPHLGHLVVFKGQRYFVLNFGTLRPDSYYPAAWKTEGQRSPQPL
- the LOC120057026 gene encoding uncharacterized protein LOC120057026 isoform X1, which translates into the protein MEFVPSEYRIGLRHNICFKTIVVSYDSASGSQSDQIIQLPGQVFSSALQDWELSQGCTGEPDSTPPPYCRGFFDAITMGRRVWCYSGSDVDPGFPLRSSELGLPGHPDQAFTYPHLGHLVVFKGQRYFVLNFGTLRPDSYYPAAWKTEGQRSPQPL